Proteins encoded in a region of the Sander lucioperca isolate FBNREF2018 chromosome 18, SLUC_FBN_1.2, whole genome shotgun sequence genome:
- the cdan1 gene encoding codanin-1, which produces MAALLESLLLQKVDIKTALDWLKNDEEGDRLAFSELGVTVHKQEFVPFLLNFLREQSSQALTHGPATPAKTPSRPRPAVQTQGFSDRRGCRSAGSGAGSRSASRVQLFSPASSVSPGSEWDAAGQSGSQSAFSSPSFPTGWSPASRPSGSERRSGQRISLGDYMVSPPDLHNSPNSQSQKGRRRSGGSTAVGGQGKHGGWRGGHHSDEIGRWESGGRRSGRGGGGGGGNSRISEQVSPPSVGQLNFNNLEDFPPVGSSPISPAASKPSRRINPTPVGAERPHSKPKTCFTSTPFSESSSPSLVVEALEGSTTVGSPLSLQEERELLKREKTKRAQQVGSPLPSSLDPCTPTKSGHRMGSKVTPDLQTPCPEPSKVTFSLELDLLAELYCTCISENLVPNIFLELFFVVQLLTSRSPHTHDDEQESLCAVNSEVLERCYLRQIHNCVYFAVKVLENQFQLVAHLDKCTLRLLAENERVVSFSPELRDHLTQAQDGSTAKLSPSVSTFIHSVPFQPATDNRSNFGSDKAFHTFKKQRDIFYEVLREWEDFHKEPGWNFDAALGSRIRGMMSQLTSAGNHSHFARLFLKQLVQMCKGPSVNSSPGDTPDADLLGMLGADSLGRLKRLEERLIQPHGVVGPCPPPSFPGHQEFFRGFLQTASCCQLNQHLQDSLCQQLLQLDEVSILSPPASIGEVEEEGDGDMEQQDEKQRFTSILLLARLLAKFLGLISFLPYQTSERPSREIQETALALRSKSVPLLDVCAVLSNSMKRRRTILTVPWLVEFLSMLDFIGPLLLCYRTALGKLLLLYRRMLLGRCGEVCYLNKLLIVSVLGWLFQIPVIPEDIFFTNEFTEVAKLEEDITSAAGLDCIPLVDQQLLYTCCPFLGEFRKLLAAFVSGSTAKSGGIIRKITPTSAELRDTPTADRSQQKLQVDLEQAFFHNQPPSLRRTVEFVAERVGSNAVKHMKATLVSELVERGEKMLRDGLKSPNSNPSKLNDSICAQLCVAGLEALAKATGFCSEKSPEAIRILLPDETSPAVLTTSENITKRLATEKACSWLSANITALIRREWKSRYDRVMKAVGSPVAPDSRDVEGAMLELVTQEKSTTPKRKQGSERVRSCPPHCNHSASLPSDIIIEMKELLSIAVGPRTDEELLSVSQLKTLLQRVGDTLACRKFSTVVSEQMLLNSTVLLACKLVSAELPVLSLSRCSGGDGVVVGPGSGSEPPVRVLLEQLAELWEGDCCSSAPLHLLFTPLTVTAVLQASDTEWNNYLFLVRKLVDRGVLSEEEVISHWKKLTNLTLPAELIENFQLQSQSIKPPLPLAELQSHMDMLQVSQQTVDGAT; this is translated from the exons ATGGCGGCTCTTTTGGAATCTCTTCTGTTGCAGAAAGTTGATATCAAAACGGCCTTGGACTGGCTAAAGAATGATGAG gaaggtgaccGACTGGCATTCAGTGAACTTGGGGTGACAGTTCACAAACAAGAATTTGTCCCATTTCTTTTAAACTTTTTGAGAGAGCAGAGCAGTCAAGCACTGACCCATGGTCCTGCCACGCCAGCCAAGACCCCCAGCCGCCCCAGACCTGCTGTACAGACTCAGGGCTTCAGTGACAGGAGAGGTTGCAGGTCTGCTGGTAGTGGAGCTGGTTCTCGGAGTGCCAGCCGAGTCCAGCTGTTTTCTCCTGCTTCCTCAGTGTCACCTGGATCTGAGTGGGATGCTGCTGGTCAGTCAGGGTCCCAGTCTGCCTTCAGCAGCCCCTCCTTTCCTACAGGATGGAGCCCTGCCTCCAGGCCTTCAGGCTCGGAGCGCCGGTCTGGCCAGAGGATCAGTCTTGGGGACTACATGGTTTCTCCTCCTGACCTCCACAACAGCCCCAACTCCCAGTCACAGAAGGGCCGCAGGAGAAGTGGTGGCAGCACGGCAGTGGGGGGACAAGGGAAACATGGAGGATGGCGTGGAGGACATCACAGTGATGAGATTGGACGTTGGGAAAGTGGGGGGAGGAGGTcaggtagaggaggaggaggaggaggagggaacaGTAGGATAAGCGAGCAGGTTTCGCCTCCATCTGTGGGGCAGCTCAACTTCAACAACTTGGAGGACTTCCCTCCTGTTGGGTCATCACCCATTTCACCTGC GGCATCCAAACCATCTAGAAGAATAAACCCAACACCAGTCGGTGCAGAGCGGCCACACTCCAAACCAAAGACCTGCTTCACCTCCACCCCATTTAGTGAATCTTCTAGTCCCTCATTAGTTGTGGAGGCGCTTGAGGGCTCAACGACAGTGGGCAGTCCTCTAAGCCTGCAGGAAGAGAGGGAGCTACTAAAGAGGGAAAA gACCAAGCGAGCTCAGCAGGTTGGCTCTCCTCTACCATCCTCTCTGGACCCTTGCACCCCCACCAAGTCGGGTCATAGGATGGGATCTAAAGTTACACCCGATCTGCAGACACCCTGTCCTGAACCATCTAAAGTCACCTTCTCTTTGGAACTGGATCTCCTGGCAGAGCTGTACTGTACCTGCATTTCTG AAAACCTCGTGCCAAACATTTTCCTGGAGCTTTTCTTTGTGGTGCAGTTGCTAACGTCTCGGTCTCCTCACACTCATGATGATGAACAGGAAAGTTTATGTGCGGTGAATTCAG AAGTTCTGGAGAGATGTTACCTGAGACAAATTCACAACTGTGTGTATTTTGCAGTGAAGGTTCTGGAGAATCAGTTTCA GTTGGTAGCTCATTTGGACAAGTGTACCTTGCGTCTGCTGGCAGAGAACGAAAGGGTGGTGTCTTTCTCTCCGGAGCTCAGGGACCATCTGACTCAGGCACAGGACGGAAGCACAGCCAAG CTCTCTCCTTCAGTTTCCACTTTCATCCACTCAGTCCCATTCCAGCCTGCTACTGACAACCGGTCCAACTTCGGGAGTGACAAGGCCTTCCAcacctttaaaaaacaaag AGATATTTTTTATGAGGTGTTACGAGAATGGGAGGACTTTCACAAGGAACCGGGGTGGAACTTTGATGCTGCTCTTGGCAGTAGGATAAG AGGAATGATGAGTCAACTAACCTCTGCAGGAAACCATTCCCATTTTGCTCGTCTGTTCCTGAAGCAGCTTGTTCAG atgTGTAAAGGCCCCAGTGTGAACAGCTCTCCTGGGGATACTCCCGATGCTGACCTGCTAGGCATGCTGGGAGCTGACAGCCTGGGGCGTCTGAAGCGTCTTGAGGAGCGTCTCATTCAACCTCATGGAGTTGTTGGCCCCTGccctcctccatccttcccTGGTCACCAGGAGTTCTTCAGGGGTTTCCTGCAGACAGCTAGCTG CTGCCAGCTAAACCAGCACTTGCAGGACAGCCTGTGTCAGCAGCTCCTCCAGCTGGACGAGGTGTCCATCCTGAGCCCTCCTGCTTCCATCGGGGAggtagaggaggagggagatggGGACATGGAGCAGCAG GATGAGAAGCAGCGGTTCACCTCCATTCTGCTCCTCGCTCGTCTTCTGGCTAAGTTTCTGGGACTGATTTCCTTTCTGCCTTACCAAACATCTGAGAGACCGTCCAGAGAGATACAGGAGACTGCATTGGCCCTGCGCAGCAAG AGTGTTCCATTGCTGGATGTGTGTGCTGTGCTGAGTAACAGTATGAAAAGGAGGCGCACCATCCTGACTGTGCCCTGGCTGGTGGAGTTCCTCTCCATGCTGGACTTTATTGgtcctctgctgctctgctaTAGAACTGCATTGGGCAAACTGCTTCTCCTGTACAG GAGAATGTTGCTGGGCAGATGTGGAGAAGTGTGTTACCTGAACAAGCTACTAATAGTGTCAGTGTTGGGTTGGCTTTTCCAG ATCCCAGTAATTCCTGAGGACATTTTCTTCACCAATGAGTTCACTGAGGTGGCCAAGCTGGAGGAGGACATCACGAGTGCTGCAGGGCTC GACTGCATTCCCCTGGTGGATCAGCAGCTTCTCTATACATGTTGTCCGTTTCTTG GTGAGTTCCGGAAGCTCCTAGCTGCCTTTGTGTCTGGAAGCACAGCCAAGAGTGGAGGAATTATCCGCAAGATCACTCCCACATCTGCCGAGCTCAGGGATACGCCAACTGCCGACCGGTCGCAGCAGAAACTACAG GTGGACCTCGAGCAAGCCTTCTTTCACAACCAGCCTCCGTCGCTGCGTCGCACCGTGGAGTTTGTAGCTGAGAGAGTTGGATCCAACGCCGTCAAGCATATGAA GGCCACACTAGTGAGTGAGTTGGTGGAGCGGGGTGAAAAGATGCTGAGAGATGGACTGAAGTCGCCAAACTCAAATCCTTCAAAACTAAATGACTCCATCTGTGCTCAGCTGTGTGTCGCAGGATTGGAGGCCCTGGCAAAAGCCACCGG ATTTTGCAGTGAGAAGAGTCCCGAGGCCATACGAATTCTGCTCCCAGATGAGACCTCCCCTGCT GTCCTGACCACATCTGAAAACATCACCAAACGTCTTGCAACAGAAAAAGCCTGCAGCTGGCTCTCCGCCAACATCACAG CCCTGATAAGACGAGAGTGGAAGAGCAGGTATGATCGTGTGATGAAGGCTGTGGGTAGCCCAGTGGCTCCAGACTCAAGGGATGTGGAGGGGGCTATGCTTGAGCTGGTAACCCAGGAAAAGTCGACTACTCCCAAGAGGAAACAAGgcagtgagagagtgagatcCTGCCCTCCACACTGCAACCACAGTGCTTCACTCCCCTCTGACATCATCATTGAGATGAAG GAGTTGCTGAGCATTGCAGTAGGCCCCAGGACTGATGAGGAGCTGCTGAGTGTCTCTCAGCTCAAAACGCTGCTGCAGAGAGTGGGAGACACACTGGCCTGCAGAAAG TTCTCAACTGTGGTGTCAGAGCAGATGCTACTGAACTCTACTGTCCTACTGGCCTGCAAACTGG TGTCTGCGGAGCTGCCCGTGCTGTCTCTGTCACGGTGCAGTGGAGGTGATGGGGTTGTTGTGGGTCCTGGTTCAGGATCAGAGCCTCCTGTCAGAGTGCTGCTCGAGCAGCTTGCTGAGCTGTGGGAGGGAGACTGCTGTTCTTCAGCCCCCCTCCACCTGCTCTTCACCCCACTCACTGTCACTGCTGTGCTGCAGGCCAGCGACACTGAG TGGAACAACTACCTGTTCCTGGTTAGAAAGCTGGTTGACAGAGGAGTATTGAGCGAGGAAGAGGTCATATCTCATTGGAAGAAGCTAACAAACTTGACCTTGCCAGCG GAGCTGATAGAGAATTTCCAGCTGCAGTCACAGAGTATCAAACCCCCCTTGCCTCTGGCTGAATTGCAGAGCCACATGGACATGCTGCAGGTCtcacaacagactgtagatggaGCTACATGA